A region from the Inhella inkyongensis genome encodes:
- a CDS encoding low molecular weight protein-tyrosine-phosphatase, which translates to MTKLLFVCMGNICRSPTAHGVMRAKLAAAGLGDRVLVDSAGTHAYHVGEPPDERSQEHAARRGYDLSDLRARALTPQDFEQFERVLVMDEANQARALAICPPHLQHRVSKLLGSADVPDPYYGGAQGFETVLDLVETACDRLLTELQGLRH; encoded by the coding sequence ATGACCAAGCTGCTCTTCGTCTGCATGGGCAACATCTGCCGCAGCCCCACGGCGCATGGCGTGATGCGCGCCAAGTTGGCGGCGGCTGGTCTGGGAGATCGCGTCCTGGTCGATTCGGCCGGGACCCATGCCTATCACGTGGGGGAGCCCCCCGATGAACGCAGCCAGGAACACGCCGCACGCCGCGGCTATGACTTGAGCGATCTGCGCGCGCGTGCGCTCACGCCCCAAGACTTCGAGCAGTTTGAGCGCGTGCTGGTGATGGACGAGGCCAACCAGGCACGTGCCCTGGCGATCTGCCCGCCTCACCTGCAGCACCGTGTGAGCAAGCTGCTCGGCAGCGCCGATGTGCCCGACCCCTACTATGGTGGCGCGCAAGGCTTTGAGACGGTGCTGGATCTGGTCGAGACCGCCTGCGATCGCCTGCTGACCGAACTGCAAGGCCTCAGGCATTGA
- a CDS encoding Lrp/AsnC ligand binding domain-containing protein yields MDFDMDWDANPPEGLDRIDLRILRVLQDDARITHQKLAEAVHLSASSVHERVKRLQREGFILGYRAQLNPDKLGAALMVFVEVLLDRTVHDVMDTFKAAVQARPEILECHLVAGGFDYLLKTRVADMAAYREFIGSGIWTLPGVRETRTYVVMEEVKSEAGVVV; encoded by the coding sequence ATGGATTTCGACATGGACTGGGACGCCAATCCGCCCGAGGGCCTGGACCGCATCGACCTGCGCATCCTGCGCGTGCTGCAGGACGACGCGCGCATCACCCATCAGAAGCTGGCCGAGGCCGTGCACCTGAGCGCCAGCAGCGTGCACGAGCGCGTCAAGCGCCTGCAGCGCGAGGGCTTCATCCTGGGCTACCGCGCCCAACTCAACCCCGACAAGCTCGGCGCCGCCCTGATGGTGTTCGTGGAGGTGCTGCTGGACCGCACCGTGCACGACGTGATGGACACCTTCAAAGCCGCCGTCCAGGCCCGGCCCGAAATCCTGGAATGCCATCTGGTGGCGGGCGGCTTCGACTACCTGCTCAAAACCCGCGTGGCCGATATGGCGGCCTACCGCGAGTTCATCGGCAGCGGCATCTGGACCCTGCCCGGCGTGCGCGAAACCCGCACCTATGTGGTGATGGAGGAAGTCAAGTCCGAAGCCGGGGTGGTGGTTTGA